A genomic region of Arvicola amphibius chromosome 7, mArvAmp1.2, whole genome shotgun sequence contains the following coding sequences:
- the Ttf1 gene encoding transcription termination factor 1 isoform X2: MEEDSSRFKIHTAAFYKKKKRSSVSEERPQIRTPETLESEHPLVSKPGKKRRKESQTPAPETLENEHPPVSKPGKKRRKESQTPAPETLDSEHPPVSKPGKKRKESQILVPESLETEHPRVSKPGKKRKEFQTPVPESLETEHLRVSKPRKRRKESQTPAPETLESEHPRVFKLRKRKESQTPAPENLETEHPRVSKLRKRRKESQTPAPETLESEHPRVSKLGKRKESQTPAPESLESKHLRVSKLGKRKESQTPAPENLESERPHIAKRKKGREFQQLTSSLLKNSETYHKAKKTISTHKKKRSSVWEVDVETGIILVNKENIENLLESSRKDVDIVYVDVSKGQKSAEADQAEELSVAESQKHDCQELHTDVRSNKNPKHPKKVATGDAVRESQHENIILPHSESLSSVNLEGKSTELAVSCKKKSKKNVFTNQELGVMPESIGSTHLGGEAGTGEGGKRIKGSHSIRKKSKKRKCASIPIATSGDNVSLLDDNAENALVDSLEGSNALREEDVDHRPREAGTQACSSEKHAEEMQGLESTPEEESNLESVSNSATRYVSEDGRDSDNSDVDLGSAVKQLQEFIPDIQERAATTIRRMYRDDLGRFKEFKAQGVAIRFGKFSAKENKQIEKNVQEFLSLTGIESADKLLYTDRYPEEKSLITNLKRKHAFRLHIGKGIARPWKLVYYRAKKIFDVNNYKGRYNEEDTKKLKAYHSLHGNDWKKIGAMVARSSLSVALKYSQIGGHINHGAWSKTETQRLIKAVEDVILKKMSPQELRELDSRLQEDPEGRLSIVREKLYKGISWVEVEARVETRNWMQCKSKWTEILTKRMTQGGFVYRGVNALQAKITLIERLYELNVNDANEIDWEDLASAIGDH; this comes from the exons ATGGAAGAAGACTCAAGCAGATTTAAAATTCACACTGCAGctttttacaagaaaaagaaacggTCTTCTGTGTCTGAGGAAAGACCCCAAATAAGAACGCCTGAGACCCTGGAGAGTGAGCATCCTCTGGTGTCCAAgccagggaagaagaggaggaaggagtccCAGACTCCAGCCCCTGAGACCCTGGAAAATGAGCATCCTCCGGTGTCCAAgccagggaagaagaggaggaaggagtccCAGACTCCAGCCCCTGAGACCCTGGACAGTGAGCATCCTCCAGTGTCCAAgccagggaagaagaggaaggagtccCAGATACTAGTCCCTGAGAGCTTGGAGACTGAGCATCCTCGGGTGTCCAAgccagggaagaagaggaaggagttcCAGACACCAGTCCCTGAGAGCTTGGAGACTGAGCATCTTCGGGTGTCCAAgccgaggaagaggaggaaggagtccCAGACACCAGCCCCTGAGACCCTGGAGAGTGAACATCCTCGGGTGTTCaagctgaggaagaggaaggagtccCAGACTCCAGCTCCTGAGAACTTGGAGACGGAGCATCCTCGGGTGTCcaagctgaggaagaggaggaaggagtccCAGACACCAGCCCCTGAGACCCTGGAGAGTGAACATCCTCGGGTGTCCAAGCTGGGTAAAAGGAAGGAGTCCCAGACTCCAGCCCCTGAGAGCTTAGAGAGTAAGCATCTTCGGGTGTCCAagctggggaagaggaaggagtccCAGACACCAGCCCCTGAGAACCTGGAGAGTGAGCGTCCTCACATagccaagaggaagaaggggagggagttcCAACAACTTACTTCTTCCCTTCTGAAAAATTCAGAAACCTACCATAAAGCCAAAAAGACCATTTCTACccataaaaaaaagagaagtagtGTTTGGGAGGTGGATGTGGAAACAGGGATCATCCttgtaaataaagaaaacatagagaACCTCCTGGAGAGTTCTAGAAAAGATGTGGATATTGTTTATGTAGATGTGAGCAAGGGACAAAAGTCAGCAGAAGCAGACCAAGCAGAGGAGCTGTCTGTTGCTGAGTCCCAGAAACATGACTGTCAAGAACTGCACACTGATGTTAGGAGCAATAAGAATCCAAAGCATCCGAAGAAAGTTGCAACCGGGGATGCTGTACGGGAAAGCCAGCATGAGAACATCATCTTGCCCCACTCAGAATCCTTGTCTTCTGTGAATCTAGAAGGCAAAAGCACAGAACTAGCAGTGTCTTGTAAAAAGAAGTCTAAGAAAAATGTGTTCACGAACCAGGAATTGGGGGTCATGCCTGAGAGCattggtagcacacaccttgGAGGAGAGGctgggactggagaaggaggTAAGAGGATCAAAGGATCCCACAGTATCAGGAAAAAGTCTAAGAAAAGGAAGTGTGCATCTATTCCTATTGCCACCTCTGGTGACAATGTCTCGCTGCTTGACGACAATGCTGAGAATGCCCTCGTGGATTCATTGGAAGGCAGCAATGCTTTGAGGGAAGAGGATGTGGACCACAGACCAAGGGAGGCAGGAACCCAGGCTTGTTCCAGCGAGAAGCATGCAGAAGAGATGCAGGG GTTAGAATCCACCCCTGAAGAAGAAAGCAATTTGGAATCAGTCAGCAATTCTGCAACAAGATATGTATCTGAAGATGGGAGAGACTCTGACAACTCGGATGTGGATTTGGGCTCTGCAGTGAAGCAGCTCCAAGAGTTCATTCCTGATATACAGGAAAGGGCAGCCACCACAATCAGACGCATGTATCGGGATGACCTGGGGCGATTCAAGGAATTTAAGGCACAAG GTGTTGCTATTAGATTTGGCAAATTTTctgctaaagaaaataaacaaatagagaaaAACGTGCAAGAATTCCTGTCCCTGACTGGAATTGAGAGTGCGGACAAGCTGCTGTACACAGACAGATATCCAGAGGAGAAGTCTCTGATCACCAATTTAAAACGGAAGCATGCATTCAGGCTGCACATTG GGAAAGGTATCGCTCGGCCCTGGAAGCTTGTGTACTACCGTGCAAAGAAGATCTTTGATGTGAATAATTACAAAGGCAG GTACAATGAAGAAGATACTAAGAAGCTAAAGGCATACCATTCCCTCCATGGAAACGACTGGAAAAAGATCGGGGCAATGGTAGCCCGAAGCAGCCTCTCTGTTGCCCTGAAGTACTCTCAGATTGGTGGTC ATATAAACCACGGTGCTTGGAGTAAGACCGAAACCCAGAGACTAATCAAGGCTGTGGAGGATGTGATcctaaagaaaatgtctccccAGGAGTTAAGAGAACTGGATTCTAGACTCCAGGAAGACCCTGAAGGTCGCCTGTCCATTGTCCGGGAAAAACTGTACAAGGGCATTTCATGGGTGGAAGTGGAAGCCAGAGTGGAGACCAGAAACTGGATGCAGTGCAAAAGTAAGTG
- the Ttf1 gene encoding transcription termination factor 1 isoform X3, whose protein sequence is MEEDSSRFKIHTAAFYKKKKRSSVSEERPQIRTPETLESEHPLVSKPGKKRRKESQTPAPETLENEHPPVSKPGKKRRKESQTPAPETLDSEHPPVSKPGKKRKESQILVPESLETEHPRVSKPGKKRKEFQTPVPESLETEHLRVSKPRKRRKESQTPAPETLESEHPRVFKLRKRKESQTPAPENLETEHPRVSKLRKRRKESQTPAPETLESEHPRVSKLGKRKESQTPAPESLESKHLRVSKLGKRKESQTPAPENLESERPHIAKRKKGREFQQLTSSLLKNSETYHKAKKTISTHKKKRSSVWEVDVETGIILVNKENIENLLESSRKDVDIVYVDVSKGQKSAEADQAEELSVAESQKHDCQELHTDVRSNKNPKHPKKVATGDAVRESQHENIILPHSESLSSVNLEGKSTELAVSCKKKSKKNVFTNQELGVMPESIGSTHLGGEAGTGEGGKRIKGSHSIRKKSKKRKCASIPIATSGDNVSLLDDNAENALVDSLEGSNALREEDVDHRPREAGTQACSSEKHAEEMQGLESTPEEESNLESVSNSATRYVSEDGRDSDNSDVDLGSAVKQLQEFIPDIQERAATTIRRMYRDDLGRFKEFKAQGVAIRFGKFSAKENKQIEKNVQEFLSLTGIESADKLLYTDRYPEEKSLITNLKRKHAFRLHIGKGIARPWKLVYYRAKKIFDVNNYKGRYNEEDTKKLKAYHSLHGNDWKKIGAMVARSSLSVALKYSQIGGHINHGAWSKTETQRLIKAVEDVILKKMSPQELRELDSRLQEDPEGRLSIVREKLYKGISWVEVEARVETRNWMQCKRQRFSPKG, encoded by the exons ATGGAAGAAGACTCAAGCAGATTTAAAATTCACACTGCAGctttttacaagaaaaagaaacggTCTTCTGTGTCTGAGGAAAGACCCCAAATAAGAACGCCTGAGACCCTGGAGAGTGAGCATCCTCTGGTGTCCAAgccagggaagaagaggaggaaggagtccCAGACTCCAGCCCCTGAGACCCTGGAAAATGAGCATCCTCCGGTGTCCAAgccagggaagaagaggaggaaggagtccCAGACTCCAGCCCCTGAGACCCTGGACAGTGAGCATCCTCCAGTGTCCAAgccagggaagaagaggaaggagtccCAGATACTAGTCCCTGAGAGCTTGGAGACTGAGCATCCTCGGGTGTCCAAgccagggaagaagaggaaggagttcCAGACACCAGTCCCTGAGAGCTTGGAGACTGAGCATCTTCGGGTGTCCAAgccgaggaagaggaggaaggagtccCAGACACCAGCCCCTGAGACCCTGGAGAGTGAACATCCTCGGGTGTTCaagctgaggaagaggaaggagtccCAGACTCCAGCTCCTGAGAACTTGGAGACGGAGCATCCTCGGGTGTCcaagctgaggaagaggaggaaggagtccCAGACACCAGCCCCTGAGACCCTGGAGAGTGAACATCCTCGGGTGTCCAAGCTGGGTAAAAGGAAGGAGTCCCAGACTCCAGCCCCTGAGAGCTTAGAGAGTAAGCATCTTCGGGTGTCCAagctggggaagaggaaggagtccCAGACACCAGCCCCTGAGAACCTGGAGAGTGAGCGTCCTCACATagccaagaggaagaaggggagggagttcCAACAACTTACTTCTTCCCTTCTGAAAAATTCAGAAACCTACCATAAAGCCAAAAAGACCATTTCTACccataaaaaaaagagaagtagtGTTTGGGAGGTGGATGTGGAAACAGGGATCATCCttgtaaataaagaaaacatagagaACCTCCTGGAGAGTTCTAGAAAAGATGTGGATATTGTTTATGTAGATGTGAGCAAGGGACAAAAGTCAGCAGAAGCAGACCAAGCAGAGGAGCTGTCTGTTGCTGAGTCCCAGAAACATGACTGTCAAGAACTGCACACTGATGTTAGGAGCAATAAGAATCCAAAGCATCCGAAGAAAGTTGCAACCGGGGATGCTGTACGGGAAAGCCAGCATGAGAACATCATCTTGCCCCACTCAGAATCCTTGTCTTCTGTGAATCTAGAAGGCAAAAGCACAGAACTAGCAGTGTCTTGTAAAAAGAAGTCTAAGAAAAATGTGTTCACGAACCAGGAATTGGGGGTCATGCCTGAGAGCattggtagcacacaccttgGAGGAGAGGctgggactggagaaggaggTAAGAGGATCAAAGGATCCCACAGTATCAGGAAAAAGTCTAAGAAAAGGAAGTGTGCATCTATTCCTATTGCCACCTCTGGTGACAATGTCTCGCTGCTTGACGACAATGCTGAGAATGCCCTCGTGGATTCATTGGAAGGCAGCAATGCTTTGAGGGAAGAGGATGTGGACCACAGACCAAGGGAGGCAGGAACCCAGGCTTGTTCCAGCGAGAAGCATGCAGAAGAGATGCAGGG GTTAGAATCCACCCCTGAAGAAGAAAGCAATTTGGAATCAGTCAGCAATTCTGCAACAAGATATGTATCTGAAGATGGGAGAGACTCTGACAACTCGGATGTGGATTTGGGCTCTGCAGTGAAGCAGCTCCAAGAGTTCATTCCTGATATACAGGAAAGGGCAGCCACCACAATCAGACGCATGTATCGGGATGACCTGGGGCGATTCAAGGAATTTAAGGCACAAG GTGTTGCTATTAGATTTGGCAAATTTTctgctaaagaaaataaacaaatagagaaaAACGTGCAAGAATTCCTGTCCCTGACTGGAATTGAGAGTGCGGACAAGCTGCTGTACACAGACAGATATCCAGAGGAGAAGTCTCTGATCACCAATTTAAAACGGAAGCATGCATTCAGGCTGCACATTG GGAAAGGTATCGCTCGGCCCTGGAAGCTTGTGTACTACCGTGCAAAGAAGATCTTTGATGTGAATAATTACAAAGGCAG GTACAATGAAGAAGATACTAAGAAGCTAAAGGCATACCATTCCCTCCATGGAAACGACTGGAAAAAGATCGGGGCAATGGTAGCCCGAAGCAGCCTCTCTGTTGCCCTGAAGTACTCTCAGATTGGTGGTC ATATAAACCACGGTGCTTGGAGTAAGACCGAAACCCAGAGACTAATCAAGGCTGTGGAGGATGTGATcctaaagaaaatgtctccccAGGAGTTAAGAGAACTGGATTCTAGACTCCAGGAAGACCCTGAAGGTCGCCTGTCCATTGTCCGGGAAAAACTGTACAAGGGCATTTCATGGGTGGAAGTGGAAGCCAGAGTGGAGACCAGAAACTGGATGCAGTGCAAAA